The Flavobacterium sp. CBA20B-1 genome includes the window ATGCCTAAATAGGCAAAAAAATCATTGGTATTGTAGCCTAGTCTTATATTTGTTGATATTTCATATAAGGCTCTAGCTTTTTTTTCGGCAATATTTATGCCAGCTCCAACAAGTAATCCGCCCGAAATCAAAAACTTTTCGTGAATAACCCAATTGTAATAATACGATGGTGCTAATGAAAACGTGTATATATCGATATGTAAATGTTCGTTTGTGTCTTTTGATGTTAGGTTGGTATAATATACAGAAAAATTAGGCACAAAACTGCCCGCACTTTTTTGTTGCCATTGGTTTTGGTTAAAAATGGTTTTGTACGAAAATTTATCATTGAAGACATACGATGTGGTTCCGCCCAATTTTGTAGAGCGAAAACGTGGCATATAAAACCTTTCGTAGTTGTTGTAATCTACAAAAAAACCTTTTTGATTGATGAAAGTTAGAGATTGATACCATTTTTTGTAATTGAAGCGAAAGCCTAAATTAAAGTTGTTTGATTCTAATTTTGACGCATCTGTTTTTAAAAAATTTGGTGTAAATCCGATAGAAAGGTCTATCAATTTATAACTTAATCCGACCACAAGTTTTTGCTGCGTGTTGGGTGTAAAATTGGCTTGATAATTACCTTCAATATCTTGATAATTTATTAAAAAACTATTAGAACTGTTTTGGTAAGTGATACTCGCCACCACTTTTTCGTCATACGATACGGCGTAAGTATTCAGCGTGTCATTTTGAGCAACAACACGTAATGGAAAGAACGTAATGACGCAAAACCAAATTAATTTATCCATTCTTTAGGGTTTTCTAAAGTTTTGATTAACTTTTCTTCTTCACTTCCTGCTTCCGGATGATAATCATAAATCCACTGAACGTGCGGTGGTAAACTCATCAAAATACTTTCGATGCGTCCGTTGGTTTTTAGTCCGAAAAGTGTTCCTTTATCGTGAACCAAATTGAATTCTACATAACGCCCACGACGAATTTCTTGCCATGTTCGTTGAGCATCTGTATAAGGTAAATCTTTTCTTTTTTCGACAATTGGCACAT containing:
- a CDS encoding DUF4421 domain-containing protein, with the translated sequence MDKLIWFCVITFFPLRVVAQNDTLNTYAVSYDEKVVASITYQNSSNSFLINYQDIEGNYQANFTPNTQQKLVVGLSYKLIDLSIGFTPNFLKTDASKLESNNFNLGFRFNYKKWYQSLTFINQKGFFVDYNNYERFYMPRFRSTKLGGTTSYVFNDKFSYKTIFNQNQWQQKSAGSFVPNFSVYYTNLTSKDTNEHLHIDIYTFSLAPSYYYNWVIHEKFLISGGLLVGAGINIAEKKARALYEISTNIRLGYNTNDFFAYLGINSTNFFEKESQGEIFDSFAELKLAAGYRFDPPKKVKKTYDDIIQKFGF